The following is a genomic window from Aliidongia dinghuensis.
CATCTTGACGTAGGGGACGCCGTGGGCGGTGGCGATTTCCCCGGCGGCGCAGGCGATCCGGTGCGCGAGCGTCTCCGCGGCATCGGGCAGGTTCAGCACCAGCACCACCGCCCGTGGTGCCGTTTGGTCGACGGTCCCGCTCGCGGCGAGGGCGGGATCAAGCCCCCGTTCGTCTGCACCGGGCGCGTCCGCAACAGACTCGACCGCGGCAGGCGGCGGCGCGGTCAGCGGGGCGATCGCCGGTTCCTCGGCGCCGACGGGCGTCGCGAGACCGACCAGCGTGGCGCAGGCTCGGGCGAAGTCCGTGGTGGCAGGGTCCCGCCGCGCATCCTCCAGGATCACCAGGCCAATCGGCCGTGCCCGCTGCAGCACCGGCACGGCGAACAACGCGTCGCTGCCGATCGGCGCCATCAGCGACGCATGGAGTGCCGCGGTGCGCCGGTCGCGCCGCGCATCGGGCGCGTCGATCACCTCGCCGGATGCCAGCGCCCCGATCAGCGCCGGCACCTCCTGGCGCGACAGCTCCAGCCCTGCGACATGGCCGCCGGTCGCGGGCTCGAAACTGTCGTCGCACCGGAGGGACTGGCCGCCTTGCGACAGGCGCCAGATGCTGGTCCGCCGGGCGCCGGTCGCCTCGGCCAAGGTCTCGGTGAGCGCCGCGGGCGGCCGGCCGGCGGCATCGAACAGGCCGGCCTCAGCCGCGAGACGCGCGAACGCGGCGCTCTGCTGCCGGACCGCGGTCGAGCGTTCGGCCACGGCCCGCGCCGCCCGGTCGGCGCGCAGCCCCTGGCGCACCAGCAGCGCTGCGAGGCCGATGGCGAGTGCCACCACGACCAGCGACAGCAGAGCCGCCCGACGCGAATTGGCGGTGACGAAGCCGCTGAACTCGTCTTGCGGCACGGTAATGAACAGCAACCAGCCCTGATTGGTGGCGGCGAGCGGCGTCACGATGGAGATGAGCCGTCTCCCGCCCGCCTCGATGATGCGGTCGCCAGGACCTTCGGCGCGGAAATGGTCCCAGCTCGCCGCCAGCTGGTCGTCCCCGATCGCGTCGATCCGCGCCGGTGACAGCGTGCCGTCCTTCATCGCCAGGATGCGCGCCGGATCGGGCCCCGCGATCATCTCGCCGGTCTTCGTCGCGATATAGGCCCGGCCCGTGCGCCCGATCGACAGGGTGGCGAGGAAGCGCGAGATCTCATCGAGCCGGATGTCGATGCCGACGACGTCGGGATCGACGTCCGGGCCATGCACCGCCGCGGTGACGCCGGGCGCACGCGCGGAATAGAAGATGTAGACGCCGCTCCAGAACACGTCGTCGGTGGCGCGCGCGCCGGTGAACCAGGAGCGCGTGCGGGCATCATAGTCGTCGCCCGGGTCCTGCCGCTCGGCCAGCAGCTTGCCGGCGGCGTCGGTTGTGGTCCATTCGACGCTGCGTCCTGCGGGCGCCATCAGGATGCGCTTGGTGTCGAGGGCGCCGGGCGGGCCGTTCGCCGCGCGGGTGACCAGCATGAAGTTGCCGGCCGGGTCGGCGAACAGGACATTGGCGATCTGCGGCGTCTCGCCCAGGACGGAGGCGGCGAAAGCACGGGCCTCGTCCGCGCGGCTCGAAGCCCCGCCGCGGCCGAGCATGCTGTGGGCGAGCAGGGCTGCATGGGCCGCCGGCTCCAGGTAGGCGGAGACCTGCAGCGAGATCCGTTCCTGCGTGCTGTGCAGCAACGTGTCCGACAGGCCGAGCACGCCGGCACGGTTGGCGCTGTCGGCATAGACGGCGATGCCGAGCAGGAAGCCGATGATCAGGCCGACGCCGCCGATCGGCAGGCCGATGCGCAGCATGGTCCGGCGCCGGCGGGACCGCTCGGCCAGGGGATCGACATCGATATCGACGATATCAGCCCGATCGCGCAGCGGTGCCGCCCTCCCATATGCTGGCCATCGTCCGGCGCTCCAGGGGGTGTTCTAGCAGAGCCTTCCCGGGAGGGATCGTGGCGATCTGAGGTGCTCTTCGAGACCGGCCTTTGCATCGACCGGCCGACACTTCGATTGTCGCCGCCGCGGGTCAGGATTGCCTCGCTTCAAGACGGCGATCACGGCTACTGACCGACAACTGTCATCATAACCACGGGGAGTCGCAGAGCGCCATTTCAAACCACCACATGTCGACGGCAGCTCGCACGTCGGCGAGTTGGTCGAGCACTCCCTCATCGACATGGAGGTAAAGGCCGCTTGAGTCGGACCCGGCGCACTCGAGTTGCACGCCCATGCGCTGGCGCCGGCAACCGGGATGGGCGCATAGCGGAAAGACCGAAGCGGAACGGCAGCCGTCGGCAATGGAGTTGAACAAGCGGACATTCGCAAGGGCCCGATGCCGACGGCGCGCCGTGTTTCCGTGATCACTCCGCTGGTGATGCCACCCCCTTGCCGACGGCGGCCGGAGCATAATTTTCGCTGGCAAGCCGCCATCCCTTGACGATCGCGTAGATCGCCGGGATGACGAGCAGGGTGAGCACGGTGGACGAGACCATGCCACCGACCATCGGCACGGCGATGCGGCGCATCACCTCGGAGCCTGTCCCCGTGCTCCACAGGATCGGCAGCAGCCCGGCCATGATGGCGACCACCGTCATCATCTTCGGCCGGACACGCTCGACGGCGCCGGTCATGATCGCCCGTTGCAGATCCTCCCGACTGAGTGACCGCCCTTCGCGTTCCCGCTCGGCGCGGATCTCGGCGAGCGCATGGTCGAGGTAGATCAGCATGACGACGCCCGTCTCGGCCGCCACCCCGGCCAGTGCGATGAATCCCACCGCCACGGCGACGCTCATGTTGTAGCCCAGCCACCACATCAACCAGATGCCGCCGACCAGCGCGAACGGCACCGAGAGCATGACGATCACCGTCTCGGTCAGGCGCCCGAAGTTGAGGAACAGCAGCACGAAGATGACGATGAGCGTCGCAGGCACGACCACCCTGAGCTTGGCCGCGGCCCGCTGCAGGTATTCGAACTGGCCGCTCCACTCGATGTGATAGCCGGGCGGCATGGCGACCTGTGCCGCCACCTTCTTGGCCGCCTCTTCGACATAACCGCCGAGGTCGCGGCCTTGCAGGTCGACGTAGATGTAGGCAACCGGCTGCGCATTCTCGGTGCGGATGCTGGGCGGGCCGAGCGTCACCTGCACCTTGGCGACCTGGCCCAGCGGCACCATCGCGCCACTTGCGGTCGGGATCAGGACCTGGGCGGCGATCGCCTGCGGGTCGTCGCGCAGGTCGCGCGGGTAGCGCACATTGACGCCATAGCGCTCGCGGCCCTCGACCGTGGTCGTCACCGTCTCGCCGCCCAAGGCCGCGGCCACGACCTTCTGCACGTCGTCGACCACGAGGCCGTAGCGCGCGATGGCCGCGCGGTCCGGCACGATCTCGACGTAGTGGCCGCCTTCGAGCCGCTCGGCGAAGGCGCTCGTCGTGCCGGGCACGTCATGGACGACCCGCTCGACCTCGGTCGCGAGCCGCTCGAGCTCGTGCAGATCGGGCCCGAACACCTTGACACCGACCGGCGTGCGGATGCCGGTCGACAGCATGTCGATGCGCGCCTTGATCGGCATGGTCCAGGCGTTGCTGACGCCGGGCAGCTGCAAGGCGGCATTCATCTTGGCGATGAGTTGGTCGACCGTCTCGCCCGCGGGCCACTCGCTTTCGGGCTTGAGGTTGACCACGGTCTCGCTCATCTCGACCGGCGCCGGGTCGGTCGCCGTCATCGCCCGGCCCGCCTTGCCGAACACCGAGGCGACCTCCGGGAAGGACGTGATGATGCGGTCCTGGGTCTGCAGCAGCTCGCCCGCCTTGGTGACCGACAGGCCCGGCAGGGTCACCGGCATGAACAGCAAGGTGCCCTCGTTCAGGCTCGGCATGAACTCGCTGCCGAGCCGTGCCACGGGCCAGAGGGTAGCGCCTAAGACCAGGGCCGCCAGCAGGACCATCGGCAGCGGCATGCGCAGCACGAGGCGGATCACCGGCCGGTAGAGCCAGATCAGCGCGCGGTTGATCGGGTTCCTGCCCTCGGGGACGATGCGGCCGCGCACGAAGAACAGCATCAGCACCGGCACCAGGGTCACCGACAGGAGTGCCCCGCCCGCCATGGCGAAGGTCTTGGTATAGGCGAGCGGCTTGAACAGCCGACCCTCCTGGTCCTCTAGCGCGAACACCGGCAGGAACGAGGCAACGATCACCAACAGGCTGAAGAACAGCGACGGCCCGACCTCCTTGGCGGCCGCGATCAGTGCGGGCCCACGCGGCTCGCCGGGCTGGAGCCGCTCGACATGCTTGTGTGCGTTCTCGATCATCACGATCGCCGCATCGACCATGGCGCCGAGCGCGATGGCGATGCCGCCCAGGCTCATGATGTTCGAGCCGATGCCGAGCGCGTGCATGCCCGTGAACGCGATCAGCACGCCGATCGGCAAGGTCAGGATCGCGACCAGTGCGCTGCGGACGTGCAGCAGGAAGACGATACAGACGAGAGCGACAATCAGGCTCTCCTCGACCAGCGTGTGCTTTAGCGTATGGATGGCGGCATCGATGAGCTGGGAGCGATCATAGACCGGCTCGATCGAGACGCCCTTGGGCAGGCCCGGCTTCAGTTCCGCGATCTTGGCTTTGACGTTGTCGATCGTGGTCAGCGCGTCGGCGCCGTCGCGCTTCAGGGCGATGCCGCCGACCACCTCGCCGGTCCCGTTCATCTCGGCGATGCCGCGCCGCTCGTCCGGCCCGAGCTCGATGTGCGCCACGTCGCGGATCATGACCGGCGTGCCGTCGGGCGCGGCCTTCAGCACGATCTTGCCCAGGTCCTGCATGTCCTGGACATAGCCGCGGCCGCGGATCATGTACTCGGTCTCGCTCATCTCGATCGTGCGCCCGCCGACATCGCGGTTGCTGGCACGGATCGCGTCGGCGACCCGGTCGAGCGGGATGCCGTAGGCCTGCAGCTTCCGTGGATCGACGACGACCTGGTACTGCTTCTCGAAGCCGCCGACGCTCGCGACCTCGGCAACGCCCTTCGCCGTCACCAGGTTGTAGCGCACGAGCCAGTCCTGGATGCTCCTGAGCTCGGCGAGCGTGCGCTCGGCGCCGACCACGACATACTGGTAGACCCAGCCGACGCCGCTCGCGTCCGGCCCGAGCGTCGGTGTCACGCCGTCCGGCAGCCGCTTGGCCGCGAAGTTGAGATATTCGAGCACGCGCGAGCGCGCCCAGTAGAGGTCGGTGCCGTC
Proteins encoded in this region:
- a CDS encoding GAF domain-containing protein gives rise to the protein MLRIGLPIGGVGLIIGFLLGIAVYADSANRAGVLGLSDTLLHSTQERISLQVSAYLEPAAHAALLAHSMLGRGGASSRADEARAFAASVLGETPQIANVLFADPAGNFMLVTRAANGPPGALDTKRILMAPAGRSVEWTTTDAAGKLLAERQDPGDDYDARTRSWFTGARATDDVFWSGVYIFYSARAPGVTAAVHGPDVDPDVVGIDIRLDEISRFLATLSIGRTGRAYIATKTGEMIAGPDPARILAMKDGTLSPARIDAIGDDQLAASWDHFRAEGPGDRIIEAGGRRLISIVTPLAATNQGWLLFITVPQDEFSGFVTANSRRAALLSLVVVALAIGLAALLVRQGLRADRAARAVAERSTAVRQQSAAFARLAAEAGLFDAAGRPPAALTETLAEATGARRTSIWRLSQGGQSLRCDDSFEPATGGHVAGLELSRQEVPALIGALASGEVIDAPDARRDRRTAALHASLMAPIGSDALFAVPVLQRARPIGLVILEDARRDPATTDFARACATLVGLATPVGAEEPAIAPLTAPPPAAVESVADAPGADERGLDPALAASGTVDQTAPRAVVLVLNLPDAAETLAHRIACAAGEIATAHGVPYVKMMGTTIVAATGYGTGSCPGSGPGAGTGAGTGLTEAAARLADAAIALRERCGDLFEDTDGLAPFGLGLDVGIIFGATLGSPPGLFNLWGEAVQGATALAASAPTDAIQASEQAYMLLRQRFLFRPRGLFHRPRTGEARSYVLAGRA
- a CDS encoding efflux RND transporter permease subunit, which encodes MIGRLIDLCARNRMLVLLATLILVGIGVWSVANTPLDALPDLSDTQVIVYTDYPGQAPQVVEDQVTYPLTTALLAVPHAKVVRGFSDFGASFVYVVFDDGTDLYWARSRVLEYLNFAAKRLPDGVTPTLGPDASGVGWVYQYVVVGAERTLAELRSIQDWLVRYNLVTAKGVAEVASVGGFEKQYQVVVDPRKLQAYGIPLDRVADAIRASNRDVGGRTIEMSETEYMIRGRGYVQDMQDLGKIVLKAAPDGTPVMIRDVAHIELGPDERRGIAEMNGTGEVVGGIALKRDGADALTTIDNVKAKIAELKPGLPKGVSIEPVYDRSQLIDAAIHTLKHTLVEESLIVALVCIVFLLHVRSALVAILTLPIGVLIAFTGMHALGIGSNIMSLGGIAIALGAMVDAAIVMIENAHKHVERLQPGEPRGPALIAAAKEVGPSLFFSLLVIVASFLPVFALEDQEGRLFKPLAYTKTFAMAGGALLSVTLVPVLMLFFVRGRIVPEGRNPINRALIWLYRPVIRLVLRMPLPMVLLAALVLGATLWPVARLGSEFMPSLNEGTLLFMPVTLPGLSVTKAGELLQTQDRIITSFPEVASVFGKAGRAMTATDPAPVEMSETVVNLKPESEWPAGETVDQLIAKMNAALQLPGVSNAWTMPIKARIDMLSTGIRTPVGVKVFGPDLHELERLATEVERVVHDVPGTTSAFAERLEGGHYVEIVPDRAAIARYGLVVDDVQKVVAAALGGETVTTTVEGRERYGVNVRYPRDLRDDPQAIAAQVLIPTASGAMVPLGQVAKVQVTLGPPSIRTENAQPVAYIYVDLQGRDLGGYVEEAAKKVAAQVAMPPGYHIEWSGQFEYLQRAAAKLRVVVPATLIVIFVLLFLNFGRLTETVIVMLSVPFALVGGIWLMWWLGYNMSVAVAVGFIALAGVAAETGVVMLIYLDHALAEIRAEREREGRSLSREDLQRAIMTGAVERVRPKMMTVVAIMAGLLPILWSTGTGSEVMRRIAVPMVGGMVSSTVLTLLVIPAIYAIVKGWRLASENYAPAAVGKGVASPAE